From one Solanum lycopersicum chromosome 12, SLM_r2.1 genomic stretch:
- the LOC101246809 gene encoding classical arabinogalactan protein 5, which translates to MAYSKVIIALMLAFIAGSAFAQAPGASPASSPKSSPAPVASPPVATPPPIVAPANPPTTASSPLASPPAPPTAETPASSPSGAASPPSIAAAPGSSPTESPNSASLNRVAVAGSAVVAVFAAALML; encoded by the coding sequence ATGGCATACTCAAAAGTGATTATTGCTCTAATGTTGGCGTTTATTGCCGGATCTGCTTTCGCACAGGCACCGGGAGCATCTCCGGCATCTTCTCCGAAGAGTTCTCCGGCACCGGTAGCATCACCACCGGTGGCGACTCCTCCTCCTATCGTTGCCCCTGCAAATCCTCCTACTACTGCATCTTCTCCATTGGCATCTCCACCAGCTCCACCAACTGCCGAGACTCCGGCGTCGTCTCCTTCCGGTGCTGCTTCTCCTCCATCCATTGCCGCCGCTCCCGGAAGTTCTCCTACTGAATCTCCAAACTCTGCTTCCTTGAACAGAGTCGCCGTCGCCGGATCTGCTGTTGTAGCTGTGTTTGCTGCTGCTTTGATGCTTTAA